One Periplaneta americana isolate PAMFEO1 chromosome 8, P.americana_PAMFEO1_priV1, whole genome shotgun sequence genomic region harbors:
- the LOC138704487 gene encoding uncharacterized protein has translation MNVLNHFFEPEHEQEQPNLLNMMFKQDAAPPRRRTDVQKVVKLYHYTSADGCNGILSQAVIRSSKDTTRDAILGKGVYLTSLPPTTDDWRLLKNNWDGSGTTLAETQLLNKLDCLDFYIGISSAYLPRAKKAPGKRDIWMVPHDINLNNVPHEIGVRGDNVEIAERYGYL, from the exons ATGAACGTCTTGAACCATTTTTTCGAACCAGAACATGAACAGGAACAGCCCAATCTCTTAAATATGATGTTCAAACAGGATGCTGCACCACCTCGTCGGAGAACAGACGTTC AAAAAGTTGTGAAGTTGTACCATTATACGTCTGCTGATGGATGCAATGGAATACTGTCGCAAGCTGTCATCCGTAGTTCTAAGGACACGACTAGGGATGCAATTCTGGGTAAAGGTGTATACCTTACGTCCCTTCCGCCTACCACAGACGACTGGAGGCTGCTGAAGAACAACTGGGATGGCAGTGGGACGACACTAGCAGAGACCCAACTTCTAAACAAGTTGGATTGTCTGGATTTCTACATCGGGATTAGTTCTGCCTATCTGCCACGTGCCAAAAAGGCTCCAGGCAAGAGAGACATCTGGATGGTGCCTCACGACATCAACCTCAACAACGTGCCCCATGAAATCGGAGTCAGAGGGGACAATGTGGAGATCGCTGAGAGATATGGATACCTCTAA